From Thermoplasmatales archaeon, a single genomic window includes:
- the sucD gene encoding succinate--CoA ligase subunit alpha — protein MAIWADEKVRLLVQGITGHQGKFHTKAMKEFGTNIVAGVTPGKGGVTVEGVKVYDTVEEAMEMKPNASIIFVPVPYAFDAVIEAIDVGLNLVVVITENIPFHDSIKFVNYAKYKKAILIGPNCPGIVSPGKTKIGIFPNHIFKKGNVGVASRSGTLTYEIVNELSMAGIGQSTCVGLGGDPITGKNFIDALDAFERDEETEAIVLVGEIGGTAEEEAAEFIEKKISKPVYAYIAGRSAPEGKRMGHAGAIISGGKGTAESKIRAFKKAGVKVARFPSEIAKMIKDDKEVW, from the coding sequence ATGGCAATATGGGCGGATGAAAAAGTGAGGTTACTTGTTCAGGGAATAACAGGACACCAAGGAAAATTTCATACAAAAGCAATGAAGGAATTTGGAACAAATATAGTTGCGGGAGTTACTCCTGGAAAAGGAGGCGTAACAGTTGAAGGAGTTAAGGTTTATGATACTGTTGAAGAAGCAATGGAAATGAAGCCAAATGCAAGCATTATTTTTGTCCCAGTCCCTTATGCATTTGATGCGGTAATTGAAGCGATTGATGTGGGCTTAAATTTAGTTGTTGTGATAACTGAAAATATACCTTTCCATGATTCAATAAAGTTTGTAAATTATGCAAAATATAAAAAAGCTATTCTTATCGGCCCGAATTGTCCAGGAATTGTTTCTCCAGGGAAAACAAAAATTGGGATATTTCCGAATCATATTTTCAAAAAGGGAAATGTGGGAGTTGCTTCCCGCTCCGGCACACTTACATATGAAATAGTGAATGAGCTGAGCATGGCGGGAATTGGTCAATCAACATGCGTCGGCCTGGGAGGAGATCCAATTACTGGAAAAAATTTTATTGATGCCCTTGATGCTTTTGAAAGAGATGAGGAAACAGAGGCAATTGTTCTTGTTGGAGAGATAGGCGGAACTGCAGAGGAGGAAGCAGCTGAATTTATAGAGAAAAAGATAAGCAAGCCAGTATATGCATATATAGCGGGGAGGAGTGCTCCTGAGGGCAAGAGGATGGGGCATGCGGGAGCAATAATATCGGGTGGAAAAGGGACCGCTGAATCAAAGATAAGGGCGTTTAAAAAAGCTGGTGTTAAAGTAGCTCGCTTTCCAAGTGAGATAGCAAAAATGATAAAAGATGATAAGGAAGTTTGGTGA
- a CDS encoding gamma carbonic anhydrase family protein: MIRKFGEKYPKISKFAIVDENALIIGDVFIDDFANIWPHALLRATDEKIFIGKKSAVLDKSFIESPEEVRVGEGSIISHGAIIHGSKIGKNVLVGIGAIVLEAEIGDNCIIASGSVVKEDAEKNSFVAGVPGKVIREVTIEEIEKNKRICEEMYNKAKLLNEHD, encoded by the coding sequence ATGATAAGGAAGTTTGGTGAAAAATATCCGAAAATAAGTAAATTTGCAATTGTTGATGAAAATGCATTGATAATTGGGGATGTTTTTATTGACGATTTTGCAAATATATGGCCCCATGCCTTGCTTCGCGCAACAGATGAAAAAATTTTTATAGGAAAAAAGAGTGCAGTGCTAGATAAATCCTTTATTGAATCCCCTGAAGAAGTTAGAGTTGGGGAAGGTAGCATAATATCTCACGGTGCGATTATTCATGGTAGCAAAATAGGCAAAAATGTTTTAGTTGGAATAGGAGCGATTGTTCTTGAAGCGGAAATTGGAGATAACTGTATAATTGCATCTGGAAGTGTTGTCAAGGAAGATGCGGAAAAAAATTCCTTTGTTGCAGGGGTACCAGGGAAAGTAATAAGAGAAGTTACGATAGAGGAGATTGAAAAAAATAAAAGAATTTGTGAGGAAATGTATAATAAGGCTAAATTGTTAAATGAACATGATTGA